In Lacibacter sp. H375, one DNA window encodes the following:
- a CDS encoding ROK family protein: MLLKNNRYKRQIQKHLYFEKELSCADLSLLTDKSLPLTNRVLNELIEDGLVVESGYANSTGGRRPLVYSLKADVLYIVSVAMDQLVTRIAILDMQNNYVLEPLRIELPLSNNHNALAELTQHINSYILSSGVSKQNIAGIGIGMPGFIDVTKGINHSFLKTESGNSIVSIVEAAVGVPVFIDNDSSLIALAELKFGAARNKQTVMVINVGWGIGLGMIVKGELFRGNNGFAGEFSHIPLFTNNKMCSCGKSGCLETESSLFIVTEKAIQGLKQGKVSMLRNLTLENAEDSSRAIMDAAIKGDKYAIELLSESAYNIGRGIAILIHLLNPELIILSGRGSVGGKVWLAPIQQAINEHCIPKIAENTELEISSLGFQAELIGAAALVMDHFDSLDRRKTKSTGNEVEL; encoded by the coding sequence ATGCTGCTAAAGAACAACCGTTATAAAAGACAGATTCAAAAGCATCTCTATTTTGAGAAGGAGCTTTCCTGCGCTGATTTGAGTTTGTTAACCGATAAAAGCCTTCCGCTTACAAACCGTGTATTAAACGAGTTGATCGAAGATGGGTTGGTGGTAGAATCCGGTTACGCTAATTCTACAGGTGGTCGGCGGCCTTTGGTTTATTCACTCAAGGCTGATGTGCTTTACATAGTTTCAGTGGCGATGGATCAGTTGGTAACACGCATTGCTATTCTGGATATGCAGAATAATTACGTGTTGGAACCGCTGCGTATTGAACTTCCGTTGAGCAATAACCACAACGCATTAGCAGAACTCACACAGCATATCAATAGTTATATACTTTCTTCGGGTGTTTCCAAGCAAAATATAGCGGGTATTGGTATAGGTATGCCTGGTTTTATAGATGTAACAAAAGGCATTAATCATTCATTTCTTAAAACAGAGAGCGGAAACAGCATTGTAAGTATTGTTGAGGCGGCTGTTGGTGTACCGGTATTTATAGATAACGATTCCAGTTTAATTGCATTAGCTGAATTGAAATTTGGTGCGGCCCGCAATAAGCAAACTGTAATGGTAATAAATGTTGGTTGGGGTATTGGTTTGGGTATGATCGTTAAGGGTGAATTGTTTCGTGGCAACAATGGTTTTGCAGGCGAGTTCAGTCATATTCCTCTTTTCACCAATAACAAGATGTGCTCTTGCGGTAAGAGCGGTTGCTTAGAAACAGAATCATCTTTGTTTATTGTTACAGAAAAAGCCATACAAGGATTGAAACAGGGAAAAGTTTCAATGCTCAGGAACTTAACATTGGAAAACGCAGAAGATTCATCAAGGGCAATTATGGATGCAGCCATTAAAGGTGATAAATATGCCATTGAATTGTTGTCTGAATCCGCTTACAATATTGGCCGTGGTATTGCCATCCTTATTCACCTGCTCAACCCAGAGTTGATCATATTAAGCGGCCGGGGTTCTGTTGGTGGAAAGGTATGGTTGGCGCCAATACAGCAAGCAATCAATGAACATTGCATTCCTAAAATTGCCGAGAATACAGAATTGGAAATATCATCATTAGGATTTCAGGCCGAACTGATTGGAGCAGCTGCATTAGTTATGGATCATTTTGACTCGCTAGACAGGCGCAAAACCAAAAGTACCGGTAATGAAGTAGAACTATAA
- a CDS encoding SusD/RagB family nutrient-binding outer membrane lipoprotein: protein MKKIFITTGMMLAMAAMIPSCKKFDSLTVSPTAATSDQVQVEYLLTNSIVGAQMDPHIAERVFVLYWRNASHQQLGSTVAIGNDDDGWTSDYYRYISEWLNNANAAIQVANEKIAAGNIKPYTNNLLQMSRIWRAYLMSEMSDNFGPIPINGFQGVNPTFSDVKSVYYYLLDELKDASAKLETAVTAKPADANGDPAYAYNYAKWKKYANSMRMRLAMRLSEVDAGKAKTEFEAAVAGSDFIASSADFFQVQEKDGWDPLTGVMSREWNPQILSASLNNLYTGLGGIQTTAQLPASFHASVKPSDYVGLRLVDHFPTTTNNPVAPYWMDGLPNKIDPRAYKAFAIPGDFTDAGFCFYPSWDNSARTTARTLTAGGASNVAVNVNATNTFNGYNGGDWGAKGGRNTVRAWGGSMPRLKLNFRNSKNKRIFFASWETYFLIAEAAVRGWTVPMGGQAAYEKGIEESFSYWGVSSHLASYKASTDYNRCGTSVSWTHVAEPPASYSANYVDGYTNTPGSTTILYPVNTIYKNGVVKNDLLNKIITQKYIAQSPWLPLEAWSDHRRLGLPFLENPCVESGSLPNNPALTSATYMTNAANFFPQRLKYPSGLKNSNAKGYTQAVAALGGADNLFTSLWWAKK, encoded by the coding sequence ATGAAAAAAATATTCATAACAACAGGAATGATGCTGGCAATGGCAGCAATGATCCCTTCCTGTAAAAAATTCGATAGTCTGACAGTAAGCCCTACCGCAGCTACATCCGACCAGGTGCAGGTAGAATACTTACTCACCAACTCAATAGTGGGTGCACAAATGGATCCGCATATTGCAGAACGTGTATTTGTGCTTTACTGGCGCAATGCATCTCACCAGCAGTTAGGCAGTACTGTTGCCATTGGTAATGATGATGATGGATGGACGAGCGATTACTACCGCTATATTTCAGAGTGGTTGAACAATGCAAACGCAGCTATCCAGGTAGCAAACGAAAAAATTGCAGCGGGCAACATCAAGCCTTATACAAATAACCTGCTTCAGATGTCAAGGATCTGGAGAGCTTACCTGATGAGTGAAATGTCCGACAACTTCGGTCCTATTCCGATCAATGGTTTCCAAGGTGTAAATCCAACTTTCTCTGATGTGAAATCAGTTTATTATTATCTGTTGGATGAGTTGAAAGACGCATCAGCAAAATTGGAAACAGCTGTTACAGCAAAACCTGCAGATGCAAACGGTGATCCTGCTTATGCATATAATTATGCAAAGTGGAAAAAGTATGCAAATTCAATGCGTATGCGTTTGGCCATGCGTTTAAGTGAAGTAGATGCAGGAAAAGCAAAAACTGAATTTGAAGCTGCCGTTGCAGGTAGCGACTTTATTGCATCTTCAGCTGATTTCTTCCAGGTACAGGAGAAAGATGGTTGGGATCCTTTAACAGGTGTAATGAGTCGTGAATGGAACCCACAGATACTTTCTGCTTCTTTAAATAACTTGTACACCGGATTAGGCGGCATTCAAACAACAGCCCAATTACCTGCTTCGTTTCATGCTTCAGTAAAGCCTTCAGATTATGTTGGTTTAAGATTGGTTGATCATTTTCCGACAACTACTAATAATCCCGTTGCTCCTTATTGGATGGATGGTTTGCCAAACAAAATCGACCCAAGGGCATACAAAGCTTTCGCAATTCCAGGGGACTTTACTGACGCTGGTTTTTGCTTCTATCCTTCATGGGATAATAGTGCAAGAACTACTGCCCGTACATTAACTGCAGGCGGAGCATCGAATGTTGCCGTAAATGTCAATGCCACCAATACATTCAATGGCTACAATGGTGGCGATTGGGGTGCAAAGGGTGGCAGAAATACAGTGAGAGCGTGGGGCGGTTCAATGCCACGTTTGAAACTTAATTTCAGAAACAGCAAAAATAAACGCATCTTCTTTGCTTCATGGGAAACTTACTTTCTCATTGCAGAAGCAGCAGTACGTGGCTGGACAGTTCCGATGGGCGGACAAGCTGCTTACGAAAAAGGTATTGAAGAAAGCTTCAGCTACTGGGGTGTAAGTTCTCACCTTGCTTCATATAAAGCATCAACTGATTATAACCGTTGTGGTACATCTGTAAGCTGGACACACGTTGCAGAACCACCTGCCAGCTATTCAGCAAACTATGTTGATGGTTATACAAATACTCCAGGTTCAACAACCATTCTTTATCCTGTAAATACTATTTATAAAAATGGTGTGGTAAAGAATGATCTGTTGAACAAGATCATTACACAAAAATATATTGCACAAAGTCCATGGTTGCCATTGGAAGCATGGAGCGATCACAGAAGACTTGGACTTCCTTTCCTGGAGAATCCTTGTGTTGAGAGTGGTTCGTTGCCGAATAACCCCGCTTTAACATCGGCTACTTATATGACCAATGCTGCAAACTTCTTCCCGCAACGATTAAAATATCCTTCGGGTTTAAAGAACAGCAATGCAAAAGGATATACGCAAGCTGTTGCTGCACTGGGTGGTGCCGACAACTTGTTTACATCTTTATGGTGGGCTAAAAAGTAA
- a CDS encoding SusC/RagA family TonB-linked outer membrane protein, with protein sequence MKMLLKRLLLYAITAMCFIEVNAQEKRQVTGTVRDTDGNPVVAATVTEKGTTNSVTTDFKGLFSINVAPSATLLITSVGYNDLEIKAGSTSINVELQSVSKELQGVVVTALGIKRQKKSLGYAVQEVKGSTLVDAREPNLANTLTGVVAGLQVVRSSNGPAGSSKIILRGSNSLTGSNQPLIVVDGVPVDNFTGGSNTDYWNPSLDYGNGLADLNPSDIESITVLKGQTAAALYGSRAGNGAILVTTKTGKKQAGLGMSFATTFGFESVFTNPEMQNVFGQGSNGTFDATSGLSWGPKITGQQVTNWNGKPENLTYYNNVKNFYDKGFNQNYNLTFQQQFNNISVYSSFNRYEDKSMIPGAKLLRHNFTTRSVAKFGRGDKWTADMKVQYSNTMAQNRPLAGNNNNNVARLLYTFPQSLDITQFKAGTDQYDNMIWWNSAGSTVNPYWRSKNALNQDSRDRFILTGSLKYDIAKWLTAEVKTGVDMYTNNYTTKVRAGSPIATNGRYGTGKSVFSEANYSGMLSAKKDNLISKLSANAMVGGNLMLRKGSGIDGSANLVVPNLFSLGNAVGNPSISEWISEKRINSVFGTAGVNWDEYLYLDATFRNDWSSALAKANRSYFYPSISAAVVVSEMLDRSNLKMPSWFNYAKIRASYASVGNDMDPYQLYNSYWIGRDPNNATTAGRNSTLFDENVVNELIKSKEIGAELKFLSNRVTVDFSLYKNNATNQLINLPLDATSGYTSKKINAGNIQNKGYEVMVDARVINKSDFIWNVSANFSHNDNSIIDILKDSGVTKYALGGFDNLAITATAGEKYGAIYGTTFKRVTDDKSPYYGQLILNGTTGLPQVGESNVFLGNQQAYGLLGVTNTFGFKGITLSFLVDARFGGKMFSSTLAAMQASGTAAETVVNGARENFVVEGVVPDGSGYKKNTVSVTPQNYWTTVATTGNLGIIEANMYDASNVRLRNVQLSYQLPKSFLSKARIQKATVGVSCNNVWLISSHMKGLDPESVFATGTNALGFENASPPTSRTILFNLTLNF encoded by the coding sequence ATGAAAATGTTGCTAAAACGTTTGCTGCTTTATGCAATAACAGCAATGTGCTTTATCGAGGTAAATGCACAGGAAAAAAGACAGGTTACGGGAACGGTCAGGGATACGGATGGCAATCCTGTAGTGGCCGCAACTGTTACAGAAAAGGGAACCACCAATTCGGTTACCACCGATTTTAAAGGTTTGTTCTCGATCAACGTTGCACCTTCTGCGACATTGTTAATTACTTCAGTTGGTTATAATGATCTGGAAATAAAAGCCGGATCAACCAGCATTAATGTTGAACTGCAATCTGTATCGAAAGAACTACAGGGTGTAGTTGTAACAGCACTTGGTATTAAGCGTCAGAAAAAATCGCTTGGTTATGCTGTGCAGGAAGTAAAAGGCAGCACACTTGTTGATGCACGTGAACCAAATCTTGCCAACACACTTACCGGTGTGGTTGCTGGTTTACAGGTTGTGCGTTCAAGCAATGGTCCTGCCGGCTCATCAAAAATTATCCTGCGTGGTAGTAACTCCCTTACAGGTTCAAACCAACCATTAATAGTGGTTGATGGCGTACCAGTTGACAACTTCACCGGTGGTAGTAATACCGATTACTGGAATCCTTCTTTGGATTATGGTAATGGTCTTGCCGATCTTAACCCAAGTGATATCGAATCAATTACTGTTTTGAAAGGACAAACAGCAGCTGCCTTGTACGGCTCACGTGCAGGTAACGGTGCTATTCTTGTTACAACTAAAACAGGTAAGAAACAGGCTGGTCTCGGTATGTCGTTCGCTACTACATTTGGTTTTGAAAGTGTGTTCACAAATCCTGAAATGCAAAATGTATTCGGACAGGGGAGCAATGGAACATTCGATGCTACATCAGGGTTAAGCTGGGGCCCAAAAATTACAGGACAACAAGTAACAAACTGGAATGGTAAACCTGAAAATCTAACTTATTACAATAATGTAAAGAATTTTTACGACAAAGGTTTCAACCAAAACTACAACCTTACGTTCCAGCAACAATTCAACAATATTTCGGTGTACAGCTCTTTCAACCGTTATGAAGATAAGAGTATGATACCCGGTGCAAAACTGTTACGTCACAACTTTACTACACGCAGTGTAGCGAAATTCGGCAGAGGCGATAAGTGGACAGCGGATATGAAAGTGCAATACTCAAACACAATGGCTCAAAATAGACCATTGGCAGGTAACAACAATAATAACGTTGCAAGGTTGTTGTACACATTCCCGCAGTCACTTGATATTACACAGTTCAAAGCAGGTACTGATCAATATGATAACATGATCTGGTGGAATAGTGCCGGTTCAACAGTCAATCCATATTGGAGGAGCAAGAATGCGTTGAACCAGGATAGCCGTGATCGTTTTATCTTGACAGGTTCTTTGAAGTATGATATTGCCAAGTGGTTAACTGCTGAAGTGAAAACCGGTGTGGATATGTACACAAACAATTATACAACGAAAGTTAGAGCAGGAAGTCCTATTGCAACCAATGGCCGTTATGGTACAGGTAAATCTGTTTTCTCTGAAGCAAACTACAGCGGTATGTTGTCAGCTAAAAAAGATAATCTTATTTCGAAGCTGAGTGCAAATGCAATGGTTGGTGGTAACCTGATGTTACGTAAAGGTTCTGGTATTGATGGTTCTGCAAACCTTGTTGTGCCAAATCTTTTCTCACTTGGTAATGCAGTTGGTAATCCTTCTATTTCAGAATGGATCAGTGAAAAGCGTATTAACTCAGTATTTGGAACGGCTGGCGTTAACTGGGATGAATATCTCTACCTCGACGCAACCTTCCGTAACGATTGGTCTTCGGCCTTAGCAAAGGCAAACCGTTCTTATTTCTATCCTTCAATAAGTGCAGCAGTTGTTGTATCTGAAATGCTTGACAGAAGTAATTTAAAAATGCCGTCATGGTTCAACTATGCAAAAATCAGGGCATCATACGCTTCAGTAGGTAACGATATGGATCCTTACCAATTGTATAATTCTTATTGGATCGGTCGTGATCCGAATAATGCAACTACTGCCGGACGCAACAGTACTTTGTTTGATGAAAACGTAGTGAATGAGCTCATTAAATCAAAAGAAATCGGTGCTGAATTGAAATTCCTCAGCAACCGTGTTACAGTTGATTTCTCGTTGTATAAAAACAATGCTACAAACCAGTTGATCAATCTGCCGCTCGATGCAACAAGTGGATATACTTCTAAGAAGATTAATGCAGGTAACATTCAAAACAAAGGTTATGAGGTCATGGTTGATGCACGTGTGATCAATAAATCAGATTTCATTTGGAATGTTTCTGCAAACTTCTCTCATAACGATAACTCTATCATCGATATACTGAAAGATTCTGGTGTTACTAAATATGCGTTAGGTGGTTTCGATAACCTGGCTATTACTGCCACTGCAGGTGAAAAGTATGGTGCTATATATGGTACAACATTCAAACGTGTAACCGATGACAAGAGCCCTTACTATGGTCAGCTTATTCTGAATGGTACAACAGGTTTACCACAGGTGGGCGAATCAAATGTATTTCTTGGCAATCAGCAGGCTTATGGTTTGTTAGGTGTTACCAATACGTTCGGTTTTAAAGGAATTACACTTTCGTTCCTTGTTGATGCACGCTTTGGAGGTAAAATGTTCTCATCAACATTAGCTGCTATGCAGGCGAGTGGAACTGCTGCTGAAACAGTAGTGAACGGCGCAAGAGAAAATTTTGTGGTAGAAGGTGTGGTGCCAGATGGGTCCGGTTATAAAAAGAACACTGTTTCGGTTACTCCGCAAAACTATTGGACGACAGTTGCAACAACAGGTAACCTTGGTATTATTGAAGCAAATATGTACGATGCTAGCAATGTGCGTTTAAGAAATGTTCAGCTTTCGTATCAATTGCCAAAATCGTTCTTGTCAAAAGCACGCATTCAAAAAGCTACCGTTGGTGTGTCTTGCAATAACGTATGGCTCATTTCAAGCCATATGAAAGGACTGGATCCTGAATCTGTGTTTGCAACAGGTACCAATGCATTGGGTTTTGAAAATGCAAGTCCTCCAACATCAAGAACAATCTTGTTTAACCTAACTCTCAATTTCTAA
- a CDS encoding glycoside hydrolase family 2 protein, producing MNKGFLFLLLLVFTAATATSQSTVQRVQLHQNWKFSKQHTNKWYAAKVPGTVHTDLFNNKLIPDPYYRDNEKKLQWIGQTNWDYQTTFKTDASVLQKKQIELVFDGLDTYAEVYLNGQLLFSADNMFRQWKADVKQLLKPNNTLLIRFASAKNKVDSIAKSKLPFVLPDNARAYARKAQYHFGWDWGPTFITCGIWKSLYLEAFNERPAEEKFTAVNKVELVQQPDEYGKTFYFKIDGKTVYMKGANYIPSDMFTTRLTKEDYRKILMLAKDANMNMLRIWGGGIYEDDVFYDLCDELGIYIWQDFMFAGAMFPGDETFFKNVKEEIKYQIKRLRHHKSIVVWCGNNEVDEAWHQWGWQIQFNLHGNDSARVWNDYVRLFRDSIAAWVNEYDGTRPYVSTSPTNGWGRAKSITEGDSHYWGVWWGLEPVEVFEQKTGRFVSEYGMQAMPNYSSIEKITLPQDRFLFSDVVNHHQKAGNGFAKIQSYLHRYFLDSAKVKQLSLQDYTYLTQCLQYYSFKNAIAIHRSKEPYNMGTLLWQLNDCWPVASWSITDYSREPKAAWYAVKEAYRDDVKPVRDSVYPKNLALKKPSFVMKHEGENLFSIVSNVDAKYVYLYKQQSFFDIDDNYFDLKAGQKKYLHVKNRYFNTAEISSIRIKSLFDIIGK from the coding sequence ATGAACAAAGGATTTCTGTTTTTACTATTACTTGTTTTTACAGCTGCAACAGCAACTTCACAATCTACTGTTCAGAGAGTACAACTGCATCAAAACTGGAAATTCAGTAAACAACATACAAATAAATGGTATGCTGCTAAAGTTCCCGGAACGGTTCATACCGATCTGTTTAACAACAAACTTATTCCCGATCCATATTATCGTGACAACGAAAAAAAACTTCAATGGATCGGACAAACAAACTGGGATTATCAAACAACATTTAAAACAGATGCTTCTGTTTTACAGAAGAAACAAATAGAACTTGTATTTGATGGATTGGATACTTATGCTGAAGTATATCTAAATGGTCAGCTTCTTTTTTCTGCTGATAATATGTTCCGTCAGTGGAAGGCGGATGTGAAGCAACTGCTCAAGCCAAACAATACACTATTGATCCGTTTTGCATCAGCAAAAAATAAAGTAGACTCCATTGCAAAATCGAAATTGCCCTTTGTGTTGCCCGACAATGCAAGAGCTTATGCACGCAAAGCACAATATCATTTTGGTTGGGATTGGGGGCCGACTTTTATTACCTGCGGCATCTGGAAAAGCCTGTACCTCGAAGCCTTTAATGAACGACCTGCAGAAGAAAAGTTTACTGCGGTTAATAAAGTTGAATTAGTGCAGCAGCCCGATGAATACGGTAAAACATTTTATTTTAAGATAGATGGTAAGACGGTGTACATGAAGGGGGCGAACTACATTCCTTCCGATATGTTCACCACACGTTTAACAAAAGAAGATTATCGTAAAATATTGATGCTTGCTAAAGATGCAAACATGAATATGCTGCGCATATGGGGTGGTGGTATTTATGAAGATGATGTGTTTTACGATCTCTGTGATGAATTGGGTATTTACATTTGGCAGGATTTTATGTTTGCGGGTGCAATGTTTCCTGGAGATGAAACATTTTTTAAAAATGTAAAAGAAGAAATCAAATATCAAATTAAGCGACTTCGACATCATAAATCAATTGTGGTGTGGTGTGGAAATAATGAAGTGGATGAAGCATGGCATCAGTGGGGATGGCAAATACAATTCAACCTGCACGGTAATGATTCTGCAAGAGTTTGGAATGATTATGTGCGTTTGTTCCGTGACAGTATTGCTGCATGGGTAAACGAGTATGATGGTACTCGTCCATATGTAAGCACATCGCCCACTAACGGATGGGGACGTGCAAAAAGTATTACCGAAGGCGATAGCCATTACTGGGGTGTTTGGTGGGGATTAGAGCCTGTGGAAGTATTTGAGCAAAAGACCGGACGTTTTGTAAGTGAGTATGGTATGCAGGCAATGCCCAACTATTCCAGCATTGAAAAAATTACATTGCCGCAGGATCGTTTTCTTTTTTCCGATGTCGTCAATCATCACCAGAAAGCAGGCAACGGATTTGCAAAAATTCAATCGTACCTGCATCGCTATTTCCTCGACTCTGCAAAAGTGAAACAGCTTTCGTTGCAGGATTATACTTACCTCACACAATGTTTGCAGTATTATAGTTTTAAAAATGCCATTGCTATTCATCGCAGTAAAGAGCCTTATAATATGGGTACCTTGTTGTGGCAGTTGAATGATTGTTGGCCTGTTGCCAGCTGGAGTATTACCGATTACAGCCGTGAACCCAAAGCTGCATGGTATGCCGTAAAAGAAGCGTATCGTGATGATGTGAAACCCGTAAGAGACAGTGTGTATCCGAAAAATCTTGCGTTGAAAAAGCCTTCATTTGTAATGAAACATGAAGGAGAGAACCTGTTCAGTATTGTAAGTAATGTAGATGCGAAATATGTGTACTTGTATAAACAGCAATCGTTTTTTGATATCGACGATAATTATTTTGATTTGAAAGCAGGGCAAAAGAAATACCTGCATGTAAAGAACAGGTATTTCAACACAGCTGAAATCAGCAGTATCCGCATCAAATCATTATTCGATATTATCGGAAAATAA